A window of the Dictyostelium discoideum AX4 chromosome 4 chromosome, whole genome shotgun sequence genome harbors these coding sequences:
- the nudc gene encoding nuclear migration protein nudC (nuclear distribution protein C homolog), with the protein MSKESQVNKCDRYTWSQTLNDCTLSIKLENPVKSKDLFIKIDNDHLTVKNLITNDTIIDGKLYKNVKKSDCNWTLESGKNLEIELFKLKGQEWWSCIIQGESEIDVTQIKPQNSSLSDFDGETRAMVEKMLYNQNRKAQGLPTTDEEEKQRIFETFKNEHPDMDFSNAKFN; encoded by the exons atgagtaAAGAATCTCAAGTAAATAAATGTGATAGATATACTTGGTCTCAAACATTAAACGATTGTACATTGTCAATCAAATTGGAAAATCCAGTCAaatcaaaagatttatttattaaaattgacaATGACCATCTCACAGTAAAGAATCTAATAACAAATGATACAATTATTGATggtaaattatataaaaatgttaaaaaatcaGATTGTAATTGGACTTTAG aaagtggtaaaaatttagaaattgaattatttaaattaaaaggaCAAGAATGGTGGAGTTGTATTATTCAAGGCGAATCAGAGATTGATGTTACACAAATTAAACCACAAAATTCATCTTTATCAGATTTCGATGGTGAAACTAGAGCAATGGTAGAAAAAATGTTATATAATCAAAATAGAAAAGCACAAGGTTTACCAACAactgatgaagaagaaaaacaaagaatatttgaaacttttaaaaatgaacaCCCAGATATGGATTTTTCAAATGCaaagtttaattaa
- a CDS encoding B-box zinc finger-containing protein — protein sequence MISNNNQDLNYLQDKASFQNYYQSNNKVALFQSKLGRLNQSPQKTNHIENNNNNINININNNSNNKNTNITNNASSSNNKYFQHQDEFNLNVDIKCLKHNQLDLTSVCEDCLSGVCPICIDENHAGHKISEINKMNGQYIVESFKANQLPNIMAYRESDKVVSNAVDHCFGLVESRHQENLIKIHQKFKQLHQVLLDLESNVSMILESNHADNEELYTKIKNQLQQDSDLIDAVISRHNHCLENYDIFDMYDQQKEKQLLSIIKDTEICNQLVEKKKSNRFQPFSDNTIHFDQDLEDVFTESIGNFYNIESKEFKDKDNQYLLINKLAKCGNFNYYVTHGEPIPSDISSLGLSNKIKFNELRIPETIKEIHFLNGFNHQFESHVLPKGIQKLFFYDIAQPLKTNSIPSTVKEVHFCSGFSHTIAPNVIPSTVSKVVLYDIKQPLQPGSIANGVTELHLNNGFNQFILPNIIPDSIEKLYLYEIKQPLLSGCIPSTLRELYLRSGFNHPITPSIIPHSLKLLYIGDVKQQLNQGSIPFGIKEIHFGNGFDQPITSDIIPSSVESLFFYNIKYPLSPYSIPNTVKELQLGNGFSHIIHPKTIPSNVSRLIIYSFKPPITKGSVPSTVKEMYLFKGVNNQIQPGIIPDSIKILNI from the exons atgatttcaaataataatcaagatttaaattatttacaagaTAAAGCTTCTTTTcagaattattatcaaagtaataataaagtcGCCTTATTTCAATCGAAATTAGGAAGACTTAATCAATCACCACAAAAAACCAATCatatagaaaataataataataatattaatattaatattaataataatagtaataataaaaatacaaatataacGAATAATgctagtagtagtaataataaatattttcaacatcaagatgaatttaatttaaatgtagatataaaatgtttaaaacaTAATCAATTAGACTTAACATCAGTTTGTGAAGATTGTCTTAGTGGAGTATGCCCAATTTGTATAGATGAAAACCACGCCGGCCACAAGATATCAGAGATCAATAAAATGAATGGTCAATATATAGTAGAAAGTTTTAAAGCCAATCAACTCCCAAATATAATGGCATACAGAGAGAGTGATAAAGTGGTATCGAATGCAGTCGATCATTGCTTTGGTTTAGTTGAATCACGCCATCAAGAGAATCTAATTAAAATTCATCAAAAGTTTAAACAATTACATCAAGTCCTTTTGGATTTAGAATCAAACGTTTCAATGATACTGGAGTCCAACCATGCGGACAACGAAGAGTTAtatacaaaaattaaaaatcaactACAACAAGATTCCGACCTTATAGATGCTGTAATAAGTAGACATAACCATTGTTTAGAAAATTATGATATATTCGATATGTACGatcaacaaaaagaaaaacaattactttcaataataaaagataCTGAAATTTGTAATCAATTagttgaaaagaaaaaatcaaATCGTTTTCAACCTTTCTCTGATAATACAATTCATTTTGATCAAGATTTAGAAGATGTTTTCACTGaatcaattggtaatttttataatattgaatcaaaagaatttaaagataaagataatcaatatttattaattaataaattagcAAAAT gtggtaattttaattattatgttACACATGGTGAACCAATTCCAAGTGATATTTCATCATTAggtttatcaaataaaataaagtttaaTGAATTAAGAATACCGGAAACAATTAAAGAGATTCACTTTTTAAATGGATTTAATCATCAATTTGAAAGTCATGTTTTACCAAAAggaattcaaaaattatttttctatGATATTGCACAACCATTAAAGACTAATAGTATACCATCGACAGTCAAAGAAGTTCATTTTTGTAGTGGATTCTCTCATACTATTGCGCCAAATGTTATACCAAGTACCGTTAGCAAAGTTGTATTGTACGATATTAAACAACCATTACAACCTGGAAGTATTGCCAATGGTGTGACAGaattacatttaaataatggtttcaatcaatttattCTACCAAATATAATACCAGACTCAATTGAGAAACTATACCTCTATGAAATTAAACAACCATTACTCTCTGGTTGTATTCCTAGTACTTTGCGTGAACTTTATTTAAGAAGTGGTTTCAATCATCCAATCACTCCAAGTATCATACCTCATTCTCTTAAACTTTTGTATATTGGCGACGTAAAACAACAACTAAATCAAGGTTCTATCCCATTTGGtattaaagaaattcatTTCGGTAATGGTTTCGATCAACCTATAACCTCTGATATCATACCCTCCTCTGTTGAatctttattcttttataatattaaatatccTCTAAGTCCTTATTCAATTCCAAACACTGTCAAAGAATTACAATTAGGAAATGGTTTCTCTCATATAATTCATCCAAAGACTATTCCATCAAATGTTTCAcgtttaataatatatagcTTTAAACCACCTATTACCAAAGGTAGTGTCCCTTCAACTGTAAAAGAAATGTATCTATTTAAAGGtgttaataatcaaattcaacCTGGTATAATAcctgattcaattaaaatattaaatatttaa